In the Silene latifolia isolate original U9 population chromosome 1, ASM4854445v1, whole genome shotgun sequence genome, TCGTCATATGAGGAATATACCAAGTAAATGCGGAATGCAGTCCCGAGTTCAAGGAAGCATCGGCCCGGAACAAGATCAACATGAAAGGAGGAGATAAGGATGCGGAAGTTGAGCCTACTCATTATGGAGGGTCTCAATCTTTTCATGATCGTGTGGTGTTAGATGTAagttatttgtcttagcttttaatttaatagtcttctaatttaattagtctcattaattatcatgtttgagtaacaatttccttgttttttttcctaagaccaagaagaataagggtaaggtacccacgattgttgatctctttgttgacactcacgcaaagaagacaagcaagggcaagttgatcttcgcgaaggaaaaagatcaacagttatatgtaagtgtcaaaaaataaaaatttcttagctttttaaagtatatgttttatcaatttttagataagtaacctctaaccattaatgttttatcaattttttaggaacaattccttgtccgtaggaagaacaacccggaaattgatgacaatgagctatggtttgatcttgttgaggggttccaaagaggagatgtgtatggagccgggtcggcaaaggagattttctaccctcctacaagaagaagagggtcaatttcctcccaacaacaaccttatacccCAAGTGTCGTGAGTGTGCTCCAAGCTCAATTAGCCGCCGTGAGAGAGCGGGATGCCGAGAGGGAgaggcgggatgccgagagagatctttgaaattcggaggatgaaggaggaaatggacCGGATGAACACCTTCTTCGCCAATTGCAACACTGGGTGGCGCCCGCAACcaaaggatcctagagatcctaatcatggaggtggtagtggagcgggagcaagtttccctgttatgtagttttttagaaaacatgttattcccggataatgttagatgaccaaaactcgtagaactcgtagttgtgtgtatggaacatgattttctttatcaagtttggttgtgttggcttcccatgtgttctctgctggaaatgttggtttatttgcaggtttttacgtatttggctaggtcaaaaacgatttttacgctaaaaaaaatgtaaatttggCGACGGATACTGGGCATTTGGCGACGGGAAACCGTCGCTAAGTCTCTGATCATGAATTATTTTTATGGGCATTGGCGACGGGGATCAGTGGTTTTGGCGACCAACAgctgtcgccaaaatggcgaccaacatctgtcgccaaaatggcgaccaacaTCCGTCGCCTTTTTTAAAAATATGGAGATGACGTGGATTTTAGTAAAGCGACTAATAGCAGTCGCCTTTTTAGCGACTAATGacagtcgccaattttggcgacgaaTTTCGGTCGCCAGTTTAAAAAATTgatcgccaaaattggcgacgaaCGCCTCAGCCGCCAAAAGCGACCAAACCCAAActacgaagtgcgggcgacggTCTTAGTCGCTTTATTCTTAATGGCGATCGTTTCTCGATCCGCTTTATATGgtcgccaattaccttatttgttgtagtgatTATCGGATGATTGAAGTTAGTAACCACTCCATTATCCAAAATTGGATCAGTCAGTTGAGCTATAGGTGCATGCAGTTCATCAATATTATTATGAAGATCATTAGTTATAGGAAGGAAAGTGGTAATACCCTCAGTATGCACATCAACAAAGGTCTCTTGATGTTGTTCCGGAGAAATAGCTTGACCAATATCCTCAGCATGCATAAAAACGTGGCCATTCTCATGAGTATTAACAAAAACTTCATTGATAGTGTCATCACCCACCATAGGAATAAAATGATCCAGATGATTATCCATATCATGTAAAAACCCATTCTGTACTAAAGGAATACCATTAACTGCATCAGGTACTGGAATATCGACATGCATGTCATGATCGGTCACATGCAAAGCATCCCCAGTCACAATATCATCATTGGCAACCATATTAATATGGTTATCATGAGCAACAGGTTGTAAATGAGGTAAAGGCTCATTATTAGCCACCGGATCAGCCATGTCAACCTCATGAGTCCCCAAGTTCCCATTACCATTTTGCATGTGATTATGAAACACATCAATATCCTCATAGATCACAGGACTTGCAAAAGGTAAAGCCGTAACAGCAAACTCCATGCCTGGAAACATTCGACCTCCATCAACAAGTCCTAAATCAAAATCAATGACATACTCCGCCAGATAATCAGCAGGAACATAAGAACCTCTTCTATCTCCCAACCTGATTTTAGACGTAACATATCTTGTCGTGGAAGGTAAAGCACAGAGATTAAGATTAAACATTGTATATTGATAACGTGTTTGAAAAACAACAAAACCTCTATCGATTGCACGTTCCAGGGAAGAGTTGAGTGTAGAAACAATATCAGAAATTCTTTCACCACAAATAGCAACTTTATGGCCAATACGACCACATCTAGTACAATACTTGAAGACCTCTTCATATTTGAACTGAATCCAtaaaagtttattattattgcatGCAAGAAAGAACCCTGGATTTAAGGGTTCACCCAACCTGATGTGCACCCTTAATCTTAGATAATCAGAATCAGGAATAGTATGAAATTCTTCAATAACAGTGTCATCCCCAAAAAGCCGAGCAATAATCTGAGCAGTATTCATGTTGAGATATTCGAAAGGCAATCCACATACCCGAACCCATAGTTGAGCAGTAGGAAATGTAACACACCTAGGAACCAACCCAGATCTCCATTTCTTTAAAACCATTAAAGCTCCATCAATAACAAGAACACTTCGTAGAAGAACATCCTCTAAATCTTGTAAAACATCAAAATGGATAACATAAATATCACCCATTCTCCTTACATGCACAAGACCACGAGTAGCCCAATGATCTTCAATAACCCTGTTGACACTATGAGCACGCAAAAGCCTATAATCAACAAAATAACCCAGTAAACAATTGCTCCAAAAAGCAACCGAATCATCCAGATTATCAGGATGAGGAGAGACAACGCTTCCACTACGGGGAAAACGCCATTCATTAAGAAGCCCAGGAGTCCGAGACGCCTCGATTTAAAGTCAATATTATGGAATATCAACACATATTCACTCAACCTAAACCAAACACCCATTACTCGTAGTCGAGTACTTGGCCTATGTACCCTCACTTGACACACCACCGACCAAACCCGACTCGAACATTAGACAAGATGACAATAAAACATCACCCAATCCAATTCAATAGCGACCACCACCAAATTCgattcaattctttttttttttgtacataAGAGAGCAACACCCGAAAACTAAGGAACTAGACGAGGATCTTCACAAAGGATTGACCGAAGTGCATCTGGAGGAGCTTCGAGAAAGCTGACAGGAGTAGAATTTACTCCTTGATTGGCTAGCCAATCGCTTGTTCTGTTAGCTTCTCTAAAAACATGTTGTATATGAACCTTCCATCTGGGTTTCCGAAATAGCGCTTTGCCGCAAAGGACTAGGTGCGGAGGCTATTACTAACCAATTGATCTTCGAAGACCAACTTTATACACGTCTCGTTATCCATATGAATGAGAAGTTTATCAATATGAAgaattctttctctctctagaccGGTAACTAGTGCAAGCATTTCTGCTCACATTGAAGTACAAATTCCGCCAAAAAAACAAATACGTGTTAAATTTAACAACGGGCCTGAGccgcacccaaacggaggagaaagagtccacaactTAGGCCCAAaagggttccactctaaaaccaattggcaatagagggaatagccccttgccttataaagtggtaattctcCTAAACATGACCCAATATTAACTCAGATCGGACAAATTCAACTGAGCAACTTTGCTCGTCCGACTGCAAACTTTGGCCCATGAATCTCAGGTCACATAaccatgggctctgataccatgttaaattcAATAACAGTCCTGGGTCGCACCCAAACGAAGGAGAAAAAGTCCACAACTTAGGCCTAAGaaggttccactctaaaaccaattggcaatagaggTAGGGCTGGGCAGCGGTCCAAAACTGGACCGGACCGGTCCGGAACTGGTTTGGACCGGGACCGGTCCGGAAACCGGAATCTTGgaaaatggtggaccggagaccggaccggaatttttaattccggttccAGTCCACTAGATTCATGGACCGGGACCAGTCTAGAAACCGGAATCTTGgaaaatggtggaccggagaccggacaggaatttttaattccggttccggtcgactagattccggtccggaccggtccatttttccgttccggaccggattatgcccacccctaaatagagggagtagcccttgccttataaagtggtaattcttctctcttttatGAATGTGGGACAACCTCACATATGGGACTTTGGATTTCTTCACACGAAATAAAGTTACCGGCATCATCTCCAAATAAATCGACTCAAACCCGGGAAAAAAAATCTCATTAACTGGGTCTCCAAAAAACCAGAAAATTCAGAAGTCCCAAAATTGTAGAGAGCGAGAAACGGTAATTTTTACGTTAGGAAATAAATCCCATCTCGAAAATCTCATCTCGAAATAAATAGACTCGAACCCCCAAAATTTGGCTCTCTAAAACCCTTCATCTTCTCCAAAATCCCCCAATTTCAATCTCCACTTTACCGAAACCGTAATTTTTCGCCAGGTTAATCTGTCGTTGTATCATAATTACGTTGAATTTAGTGATTATTTGCGATTTTCATTATTACGTTCAGAAATGGCGTATCAGAAAAGAGTAAACGAAGCGTTGGATAAACAATTAGAAAAATCGTGGCCTTCGACATCGAAAGGATTGAATAGTAACAATAAGGATAGTCGATTATCGGTTGGAGCGACGCAATCTATTGCTGGTGACGAACagccactttctctctctaagaaCCCGAGCTCTGATGGTTCGTTGCTTTGCTTCGTAATGTCGTGGTTTTAGTAATCTAGTGAATTGGATTGAATGGAGGAAGCATTTGATATAATTGtgttgattgttttttttttttattcaactTTGCTTCGTAATTTGGTACTTATTGATGTGTTTTGGCGTCGTTATGTATATCATTTGATATGGTGTGTTGATCGTAGTTTTATTTTACTATTTGCTGATATTTTGCATGGGTTTAAATCGTTTAATGATGTCTTAGTGTGTTTTGGTTAAATGTTATGGACAATATCTTTAGGTGTGTTTGAATTGAGAGATTTGGAAGGAAATGAAAGGGAAGGAGAGTAGAGGAGTTCAAATCCttatttggatagcaaataagaaTGCGGGAAATGGAGGAGGAGAGATTTGGAAGGATCCATTTTCTCTCCTGtaaggcaaatcaaaatctctccacaataagcaaagatttggaaggaaattgtATTCAAACACCCACACCCCATTTCCCTTTCCCTCCCTTTCTCTTTTCCCTCCACTttcgctatccaaacacaccctaaaataTGGAATATACCCTTGCATTTGACGTCCATGTAATCAAAGAATAAGGTATTTTTGAGGTAATTTTGGATTTTGTTGTGGATGTGTGTATTAGGTAAAGTTTGGATTTTGATGCATGCCCTTTACATTTTTTTCAATTCTGAGTCATGCACATGGGTCATCATTATTTTGGTATGTTCTGTTCAATGCTgattttttgttattttgttggtTATTTGGTGATTTTAAGTGAATTTTTATGCTTACCATGTCCTTGATGACCTTTTTTTAGGGGTTTTCGTTGTGGGCATGTGTGATTTTAGTTAAATTTTGGATTTTGATGCCTGTTTTTTTTCAATTCTGAGACATGGGTCATGTGTATTTGGTGCTTATGTGTTCTGAAATTTCAGTATATTTTGGTCTGTTCTGTTCAGTGGTGATTtgttttttgttattttgttggtTGAGGGCTGTCATTTTAGTGAGTTTTAGTGCTTGACATGTTCTTGATGATTGTTTTTTCCCCTTAACATTGAATTTTGAGGCAGTTTAGGTGGTTTTTGTTGTGGGTTCATGTAATTTTAGTTAAAGTTTGGATGTTGATGCCTGCCCTTTACAGTTTTGTCAATTCTGAGACATGGGTCATCTTTATTTGGTCTATAACCAAATACATTGTACGTACAACCATGTCACATATCAAAGTTGACCTTCAAAAAGCATATGACTCAGTTGATTGGGATTTTCTGAGTTAAATGCTAGCAGCTCTGGAATTCCCTCCACACTTCCAGAAGTTCATAATGGAGTGTGTCTCTACTGCCTCCTATTCCTTGGTACTAAATGAGGCAAAATATCAAGTATAAGTGCAGGCAGACAAAGGAAGAATAGAAAGGGTATTTCAGGTGAGAGATTGGGTGTGGTTGAAACTGCAACCTTACAGGCAGAGCTCAGTTCAACAACAGAGGAGTAATGAGAAGATTTCACCTAAATACTATGGGCCTTTTCAGGTTGAAGACACTGTGGGAAAGGTTGCTTATAAATTAGCCTTGCCTGACAATGTTTAGATTCACAACGTCTTTCATGTGTCTCAAATTAAGAATTTCGTGAGGAAATTTGCCTCTTTGAAATACACATTCCTGAATGGATGCAAGCGTTGTCGACTGAAAACAACCTTCAACCAGCTGTAGTGTTGGAAAGGAGAGTGGTGAAGAGACAAACTCAAGCTGTTGTACAGTACTTAATACATTGGGGATTATGAGATATTACCTCAAGCAACATCGGGAAGAATTTCAGAAAGAATTCGTGTCCCTTGtttttcttcgtcttcttcttcttcttgcccgGGATTCTGAGAGGTTCATAAAAGCCTTCCACAGTGCCAGCCCCGTCGACTTTTACCTCATCTTCCACTTCGGCTTCCCCCATTTCTTCCGTCTTGCCAGTCTCATCGTCTTTAACCTCATTCTCCTCGTCTTTCTCCTCTTCTTCCACCTCGTCTCCCCCTTCATCTTCCGAGGAGGACTCACATTTATTAACCGCTTTCGTTCTTTCCATTGCCATTCTACTATCGAATTGGTAAATGAGGATATTTTGGACCATACGGTTAAGAATAACTTTAGGCCAATTTACCCCTTCAATTTGATCTAAATACGAAAAGTATTTCACTTTTGCGTTTGCATCGGAACTTGGCAATAAGACGAAGTTTAGCAAATAAAAGTGTATTAAATCCCGTACTTGAAGTTTATTTTCCTCCGTCAACTTTGTCATAATGATGACCGCAAGCAGGTTTTTTTTAACCAAAAACTCTTTAGGGGTGATGCTTTTAAAATCCTTTATTTTTTTAGCGAGCTTGATGTAGCACATAGGAACCTTGGTAGTAGTAGTTGTCGGCTTTTAAAATCCGACAACTACTTGGGCTCAAATGAGGTGGCACGGAACTGAAAAAGCCGACAACTACTACTACCAAGGTTCCTATGTGCTACATCAAGCTCGCTAAAAAAATAAAGGATTTTAAAAGCATCACCCCTAAAGAGTTTTTGGTTAAAAAAGACCTGCTTGCGGTATCACTATGACAAAGTTGACGGAGGAAAATAAACTTCAAGTACGGGATTTAATACACTTTTATTTGCTAAACTTCGTCTTATTGTCAAGTTCCGATGCAAACGCAAAAGTGAAATACTTTTCGTATTTAGATCAAATTGAAGGGGTAAATTGGCCTAAAGTTATTCTTAACCGTATGGTCCAAAATATCCTCATTTACCAATTCGATAGAGAATGGCAATGGAGAGAACAAAACCGGTTAATAAATGCGAGTCCTCCTCAGAAGATGAAGGGGGAGACGAGGTGGAAGAAGAGGAGAAAGACGAGGAGAATGAGGTTAAAGACGATGAGACTGGCAAGACGGAAGAAATGGGGGAAGCCGAAGTGGAAGATGAATTTGATGCCTGCCCTTCAACTTTTCCTCTAATCTGAGACATGGGTCATCTTTACATGATGTTTATTTGGTCTAAAAATTCGGTACTCCTTGGAATGTTATTGGTAACTTACCAATTGAGGTAAATCTAGACTTTGAAGCtcggttattcatattgatgccGGTTTTTGGTGGTTAAAAATATAGTCcccgttttttttttaatacatGTCATTCTCACATTTTGAGACGCTCACTTCTCTCTTCATTATCTTTCAAAATATATGattaaatattatgatatgtatgctTAAAGAGTTTTTCTTAAGAaatttaatggtataatttttataatttttgaacaaatatatttttgtaaatattaaaatcAAAGGATCACCTCGAAatagcaaaacgtcatatataaaaagaCGCAGGGAGTATGTTGTTTCTGTATGCTTGTTCTCACTTTGGAGCCAAATTATCGATTTTTGTTGAGGTGACATTGTCATTTCAGTTAAATTCTACAGTTTGATGCTTAACCCTTTTATGTTTCGTCAATGTGCAAACACGGTTTTTCTCTTGGTTGAATTGTATCCTGAAATGTATGCCCTTTGCCTACTTTAGCTAAACTTATCAAACGATATCAACTTGGGAGTTGGGACTTGGGACATTTATTTTGTTGACTTTGGATTGACCTTTAAATTTTTTGTTTCCGTATTTTTAGAAAGGTTTAACTTATAATTGACCTGTTGTTTGGATGGAAGCATCTGGGGAGAAAATGAGTGATCTATTTTCCCTTCTACCAGCCTGATCAAAATCCTTCCAACATAAGAAATATTTGGAGGAAAACACCCTTATTCCATTCCCCCGCTGTCCTCGTATCCAAACAAAGGCTGGAAAGTCCCATCGAATTACGTGGATCTTTGTTGGAAATTTTTCTAACTCTAACAGTGTCTTTATATATTACATTTGCAGTACTACCTCCAATTCAGAATAACAATTATCAACATAGAGGTGGCCGTGGCAGAGGCCGAGGCCAAGGCCGAGGTCGATTCCAAAACGATAGAGGTGCTGGCATTCTACCTCGGCCTGGATATCCCGGAAGACAAGATTATGGCGGCTTTGGCTCCAGGTTTCCTAATAGACGAGACGAACGCTTTGTTTCAGAATTGAAATTTGCAAATGTCGATGAAACATTGTCAAGAAAAGTTACACAGTTTGAAGAAGTAAATTATCTTTCCCTCATGATGGGTAATTTTTGTACATTAATGTTAGTCTCCACGTGGAGTGGCTGTTTATAGGCGATAACTTCCTAGTAGATCCGAGTTACTTCCCTTCAAATGACATGGAAACACATGTAAATGCAGAAAACACCTGTAACTTCCGAGCTTACTGAACTTGTCCTCTTAAGCTCCAGACCTCCACATTCATTTGATTACCTttcttttttaaaataaaaaaataaactacTTTGTAGAATGTAGCTTACATTATATGATTTGTAGATTGAGTTGGATTCTGTACAACTTGGTCTTCAAATTTACTTCGTATATGCTAGTGAAATTCTTTATTAGCTTTTTGGATGTGATTTTATTTGGTTTGTACAAGTAATTTGTTATCTTGACCCATGATTTAGAAGTGTATTTTTTTGTTACTGGACAGCTACAATTTACCTGATGATTGCCATGTCAATGATAGTTTTCCATTAACTAGTGATTGCTAGTACAACTTTATGACAATTTGATTAAATAGCCTTGCGAAGTTGCCTGCTATAGTCGTGCTGGAGGAGGCGAAGTCTTGTTTGATGATAGTAGCCTGGTAAGTCACGAGATCTGTTAGGAGTTCATTTTCCACCAGTATGCCATTCAACTATTCAAGCATCAATGATATCTTAATCGCGAAATTTTTACAAATTgttgcattttattttttgtagAGACTCTTCAAGCGTCTTATAAGCGAAGATGTTGGAGCGGATCTGAATGAGGGCTTTGATACTTTTATTGAGAAAAAGGGTATGCAATATGTGTATAAAACTTATATTCTACAATTGGTTTTGCAGCTGTCCGTTATTTTAATATAATCTAAAACAGGAAACATAAAGACCTAAAGTAAACTGCAGTGACAAATTTACTATTAGGGATGAATGTAAGCTCAGCTTGTTATTAATTGTCCAGAAACCAGATTTGGGCTCTCAGGGTTTTGGTGATTTTCTTGCTTGCATAAGACACAAACGTATTCCTCTTCAGAATATGCATTTTGTGGTAAGTACAGCTCTCTTTCTTGTGCTTTATTTTATTGGTGGACAAGCATCCCATAGTATTTTGGCATCCATTGTGCTTAATCTCCCCCTTTTTTTCTTTGCAGACTTATCGCAATAACCTCAATAAGGTAAATGACAATTTTCTTTGATAATTTTCCTTATGAGAAATATTGGTAACGTTAACAGTGTTAAAGGAATGCTTCTCCTTCTGCTGTGAATTGTTTGAAGTATTCCCAGAAAGAGACGATGATTATTTTCTTTTGATAAGTAAGAGATAAATTTAATTAACGGAGATCAAGGGGGTGACACCCATGTACAAAAGAGGTGATAATTATAACTCGTTTTACAAAGCTGTCGTACTACTCTATGCTATTGCTTTTGCGAAGCAGTACTGATGTTTTTCGGGTCAGGAAAGTAGAAACAAAACTTCGTATTCACTAGACTTGTAATTTCAGTGAGAAactaaatcttcttattttgcaCCCTTTCTGTAGATCATGGCCACTGCTTATATCAGGAATGAGCCTTGGGAGATGGGAGTGCATAAAAGAAAGGGGGTGGTCTATCTTGATGTTCACAAGCTACCGGAAAGGCCAAAGACTGAGCTGGATCGGAGAAGGTAGCATACTAAATTTCGTTATCCTTGTTGTGGTCTTCTGGACGTGTCAGTTCTTTAGCTGTAAATCCTTTAGTGGAGGTGGTACACTTGCATGAAAAGGGATATTGCTTTGAGTCCCGAGTGAGTTGACCTAGCATAAAACAGTTAACCTATGTTGCTTCATATACATAAACAAAAAATCTACTTTGAAAGTTTTATCTAACTTTCAACTATTTTGTTCAACTAGATGCTATTGGGGATATTGCTTTGAGTCCCTAGCCACTGAAGATCCTAGAAGAGATACTGGAGAGGGGATACATCATATAGATGCTAATGTTGAGTATTGTTCTGTCATTAAAACACAACTTGGCAATCATCATCTGTTAGTGGGTGCTGAAATAGATTGTTGTGATTCAACTGATGATGGAAGGAGGTTTTATGTGGAGTTGAAGACATCTCGAGAGGTATGTATTAAGGAATTTTGTAAATCTTCACATTATGTCTTCCAATTTCTTTGGCTGGGTGGGAAGGAATGAAACGGAAGTGGTTGGAAGCTTCATTAGTTAATTCTCATTATTATGAAAAAAACTTATCTTGGGACTGTTGATTGACAGTTGGAATATCACACTGAAAAAAGATATGAAAGGGAGAAGTTACTCAAATTTTGGGTAAGCTTAGTTTATTGTCTTATTATGCCAACAATCTTGAGTTTCTGTTTGACGGGTTTCATCTTTGAGATCCAGCTGACAGCCATCTGATATCAAATATTGTTGAAATCACTTTTTCAGATCCAATCATATTTGGCTGGTGTTCCCTATATTGTCGTTGGTTTTA is a window encoding:
- the LOC141592738 gene encoding NAD-capped RNA hydrolase DXO1-like → MAYQKRVNEALDKQLEKSWPSTSKGLNSNNKDSRLSVGATQSIAGDEQPLSLSKNPSSDVLPPIQNNNYQHRGGRGRGRGQGRGRFQNDRGAGILPRPGYPGRQDYGGFGSRFPNRRDERFVSELKFANVDETLSRKVTQFEEPCEVACYSRAGGGEVLFDDSSLRLFKRLISEDVGADLNEGFDTFIEKKDLGSQGFGDFLACIRHKRIPLQNMHFVTYRNNLNKIMATAYIRNEPWEMGVHKRKGVVYLDVHKLPERPKTELDRRRCYWGYCFESLATEDPRRDTGEGIHHIDANVEYCSVIKTQLGNHHLLVGAEIDCCDSTDDGRRFYVELKTSRELEYHTEKRYEREKLLKFWIQSYLAGVPYIVVGFRDDSGRIVRTERMRTKDINHRLKMKNYWQGGVCLAFTDEVLCWLYGTVKENEDYILQFAPPFTRLELLQANSCPDAITQHVEQLQQ